The Primulina eburnea isolate SZY01 chromosome 12, ASM2296580v1, whole genome shotgun sequence genome includes the window CAGAGAAGGCCATTAGTGAGATTAACAGAAGAAAGTAGACTACTTGTATAATTAAAAAgtacttttttttttgctatTTGTGATATCTCCATGTGGACTCCCTTCCATGGCACCATCCTTAGATAGTTCTGCCAAGGATTTGTGGGCGCAGGCAGCAGCCACTCTGGCCCTAGAGCAGAAGCCAAAAAGGCCACTGGAAACAGCATCAGATCCAATTTATAAGAATGGGTAGGGAGAAGTTCCATGAAAAGTACTGAAGAAGAAGACATTGATACTTTAAAAATGTCAGATGCTGTGTTTGAATCAGGACAAAtgcaaaaataagaaaaagaggAACTCAAATTGAATCATGGTGGCATAAAAAATAACAGAACTAATTTTCTGCCGAAACCTAACATACATTTATAATATGAGAATCTCGTCGAGTTCTGCCGAAACATGATCGAAACAAGGGGAAGTAAAGCATCCCGGTATATTCATCTTAATCCTATCATAGAAGTGGCAGAGGGAGTTAGGAAAAGTTTTGCAGGCTAGCATGAGTGCTGTGTGAATACAATATTATTTGTTCAACAAAAGGAAATTTAAGAACCATAGGAACCTTTCAAAAGTGCAAATAAAAACAATGGAAATGTCGACAAAGATTACTGGAAATGAGAGAAAGGATTGTTACGAAAAACATATAAAAGTATGAATTCTAGGAGAAACAACCTACCAGACACATTACTGGATTACCGATATTTTTAAAAGggaattttctttcaaaatcacCACCTCGCGGGCTGTTTCCTTCATCATAATGGAAATGTCAGATGTGATTTCGTAGAACTTCCTTGATGCACAAAAATCATATTCAGTTTATAGCATCCACTGTATGAATTTGCATCTGATTTTCCACGACCATCGCGACGCATTAAAACTTTGATACACCGGATGTGCTCAGAACACCAATACTTGCTAGAGGTGCATCATTTAAAGGCAGACGGACAAAATGAAGGATGCACTGTGCTTTTGACTTGGAGCCAACGTGCTCCACAATTTTATTCCAGTTACCTTCTTCACCGACTGATAATACACCATAGAAATATACCGAGAACAACAATTGCACTGACTCACAGATAATTGTTCTCGGATACTACTGTCAAAATCAAAATCCTCGTCATGCTGAAATGCAAGTTCTGGACAAATATCAGTATCCTTAAGGCTACATTTAGGTTTTTCAAACAGGATCAAGCTATCTATAGATTTCAAAGCAGTTGAAGGCGAACAAAGTTCAAGGTTTAAGTACTCGCATAAATAGGTTTCATCCTTCTGCATGTCATGCTTAGGAGGAATTGCACAATAGTTGATAATTCCCCAATGATTTAGAAACCTAACAATTAGAGTTAAATCGTCTATACTTGTATCATTTAATAGCCCCTGGCAGTCAACTACTGATAGGTGTTTTTCTGGGTTCTCCTGATAGTTTGCAACGATAAAATTCCGAATCGCCATATATTTTGCAGGAGTATGTTCTGCAGACCTCCCAGAGAAAAAGTGTTGCACCACTTGTCTCTCCAATCTATGCACTGAGTTTGGTGAAAACCAATCTGCTCACGAAAAGGAACAAAATTAGAACGCGGATGAGTACACACCCCCTTTTCCAAATCTTAGAGTAGTGCAACATGTACAACATCTGGATTACTTCAATGAAGAGGATCACAAAAAAGGAACACTTCGAAGTGCATAAGTACCTTTAAGAATAAGTTGGCCCGTTTTAACAAAGTGCTATCAATTGAAATAGATTTTGCAGTGCTTTTAACTGAACATGAATTCAAGTAACCATTCACATAATTTTATCAATTTCTTTAAGCTTATTTTAAATAGCTTGTAAGCTCTTGTATTTCAAAgttgttttatgaaaataatgCAAATGATTTAAAACTAGCAAGCAATCTAAATCTTAAAAAAAGTTAAATGGATAAGAAAATAATGAAtggattattttttttagtaaatAAAAATACAGTAAACTGTCAATGTTATCTTTAATTTATTCAAGtaaaattaacaaaaataatTGTGATGATTTATTTAACATGTGAACAATTAcatgaaaaatttataaaaaattaatgtgaataataataaaatactgAAAGAAAACTTAAGATGATAAGACGAAAAAAGATAGAGTTTTTGTGCAGATGAAATATGAGAAGATACATATGGCATATTATAAATTATTTCGAGATTTTATTGTAGTcctttaaattattaaaataagattttaaaaaataagccaggaaaaccaattttttttttcaagtagCATATTACTATCATTCAGCTTATTTTATAATCTTTTAAGCTCCTCTACACCTTTTTACCAAACATTTTTTGTAAAGATCATGAACTGTTTTGATGTGCTTATAAGCTCAGTCATGCACCATCTTCCTAAAAACATTATAGAATCGAGTTAGATAAGACAAAGTGAACAACCTGAATGTACTGGCACAGCATGGACAGGACTTGCACTCCCAAGCCTTTTAATAACTCCACTGCCTGGAGCAATGCGAGGTGGTGTGATCACATATGACCCATCCTCACTCCCGCTTGCAGTCTCCTCAATGGGGACCCCTGATGAAACTGGATTGTCCCGTGAAATGGATGATAGTGCCTGCAGTTGCCCATAAGAAATGTTCTCCAGTGCTGCTATCACACCAACTCTCCTTTCTCCCTTTCTTGCAGTCCTTTCTGCTTCCAAAATTTCAAACACGGACAAGTGGAGCCTGATCACCACGCTCTTAATTGCAACAGGGAATTAACAAATTCTCAATCCACATTTTCCCAATTTTTTGATACCTTTCTCTGGTGACATATGGGTGATTCTATCTGCATTTTGACTATGAGGGTCATATTCAGTGTCCAGGTGGCTTGGCAGTGGATCCACGTCGGGGTCATCGTCGTTCTCACTATCCTCAAATGCATACGAGTTAAAAGactattttaatttataattccGAGCAGCTGCGTATTCCCTCTTCCGCTTGCTCCACCTTGCCCTGGCCTCTTAAACATAGGCAAACAACAAAAGGATAAGAGAATGAAGCGCTGCTATTAAATCTTTTTCACTTCAATGACAATCAATCAGAAGAGTAAAGGGCATTATATATTTCGTAACACATAACGAATCACATTCCATGATGGCAAATGCGCGCTTAAAATAACGTACACTAGACAACATTTTTTGGCAACTTTGAACAAATGGGTCTCCGCTTATGCCGTCAAAATTCACAAAACTTAACAGATTCAGCTTCATTTTCACCGAAGCTCCCAGAAGATGAACTTCCACGCAcgaaaaaaaatccaaaattaCCTATTCAATTTAACAAACTGCTGTTATGCACATCATCCTCTAAGGTTTTAGCTCAACGTCAAGAACccttttaaaataaaccaaaGAAACCATAAATCTCGTTAATTTCGAGTTTAACTAACAGGCAAGCACTGTGAAAGCACAGATATCGTTACAGAGGAAGAAGGAATCTTTATAGAGAGTTACGAGCGGAGGAAGCTGGCATTGCTGACGCGGAAATCTGAGAGAAATATTAGGAGGGTTTTTTAGGGAAGAATGAAAGGTTTGTGGGGTCTATGGGGTTTGGTGAGGTGGCGGGCGGAGATTTCAGTGTGTGAAGTGTGTGAGAGTGATGAGACGCAGAGGGAGAAATGGGACGGGGGGAGGAGCATGCATCTCATTCCATCCGTGGAGAAAgtaaaaaattcaatttgacCCCTCGACTTTAAGTAAATAGAACATgtgcaaatatatatatagattcgTATTCTACGGACATTGCGTGTttgtataaatattttataattaatttgatttttatatAAACGAAGTTCATGTCATAATTATGAAAACTAGTCAATTATAACAGATGGCTATGTCATAATTGTAGAAAATGACGAAAGATTAAACtgtaatttgaaataattaattaaaaaaataaaaaacaaaaacagaaCATGAGGCCAAATCTCGTCTTttttcatttatatatatatatatatatatatatatatatatatatatatttaaaaatttaaaaacaattttaaaatttttgaaatcgAGTTTTCCGAGATCGAATTCAAGTAACTCGATACACTATCGagtcgagctcgaactcgaaaATTAATACTTGAGTCGAGTCGAATTGAAATTTTTTGAGTCGATGCAGGTCGATTGCACCCCTGTTATCAGTCAAATGCTTTTCTTCACAATTTCTTGGTTATCATGTTCGAGGCCAAAAACGTTGAGTCTGATATAGTTCTAtggatatattttaaattttaattgaaaaaatggatcaataaattataattatatttgtcAATACTGTAGTTGATGGACAAAGAGTGAAGATGTGGGAAAATGGCCAGGGGCGGATCTAGGATTTCGACACTGGGGGGCCGCTTACAAAAGacaaacaaaaatttaaaagggAAAAGACAAAAATTCTACGGGTTACATTGAACAAAACATCAACCGTACGTTTCCTAACGTACGGTTTTTACAATAACCGtcgcaatatagcgacggttttgacaataaccgtcgccgatctagatcggcgacggtttggttaaacccgtcgctatatactaaaattttttttaaaattttttggggGGCCAATGAAGTTGAAATGGTTCAACAAATCCTTCCTTTTTTTTGTTAGAATATACTTTGATCATCGAAGATATTATTAACAAATTCATACGCATTTGAAAAGGAAACACTCGAGCTTAAATAACGAGGGTGTAAAGTAAGATATAACAGTATAAGCACGATTGTGTTGCTAAATGTTAACAGTGCATATCTCATGAAATTTAGAACCACTCTGAAAACTCCTTGTCTGTGGCCGAAATCAGTATACATGCATCTCCCAGTGCCAGCCTGATAAagacaaatcaaataaattttataaagtaaacaatatacacacacaattttgatatattgtcTACCCATTGTGTCTACCTCTGTGTTCATCAATGTGATGACACTAACTTATTAAATGTACAATTTGGATATATTTTATCACATCCAATATATGAGTGTCACTTCAATAAACATGAAAGTAGAcgatatatcaaaattttgtatatatactcacACATATATGAGTGGCTCAAATCTCGGAAAACATAACGTTACCTTCTCCCCAATCGGTTTACTGTCGTACGATGCTTGCCATCATCTTAACTAGCTTTCGATACTGTCTCTACCGATACTTCAAGTGGATTGCCAGTTTCTTCTTCGAACAACACTATTTGGTTATTCGTTGGTTTGAGGAAGGATCTTGGTATATGATACCTGAAATCACGAGTTAAAAACACAAAGAAATGCACATATTTTCTGATATTAAAATTGAAGGATATGTATTTTGGGTTAAGtatgttttttttatcatctaaatatttatcaaatttcagtttttgtcttgtattttttgatttttgataattttaatatttttcttcATTACTGTATTAATATCAAATCGCGTCACATCGaggaaaaaaaaactaaaacggccaaaaataataataataataataataataataataaatatagtgGATCGAGTGAAATTGGATGACATATAAATCAACATCTCACTAACAATACAAGTTGGCGTACCGTATCTGTGAAGGCGAGCCATCTGGTGTGCGAAAGGATATCCAGTACCTACCGATACTTTGGCCGTTCACCCATGTTTCACCTTTCCCCATTGAACCAAGATTTACCACCACTGGATCAGTACCCTTGGGTGCGTCGAATTTGgactaaaaaaaatatcaagaaaCCGTCTTTTTATCAAGAAAAAAGAGACCATTTTTTAATACTTAGTTAAAGTTACAAAAACTTTACACGATCGAGTAAATCGATCTTACCTTATACCAAGTAAGTGGCTGACGCGAGGGATTGAAATCGAACCATTTTGCGCTGCTTGCATCTTCTCCTAAGTAAAACTGCAACCTTTCTCCAACTAATCCGATctatttaaatgttattgaATGAAACTGAATTTCAGCATCTTTTACAGCAAAAACTTATGCGTAATATGCATGAAAATAATTTACCTGATATCCCCATTTATAGTTGGTTACATTCTGCACTTCTTCATTTATTTGAATGCTCACATTTTGCAATCCAGCTGCTCTACGCTCCATATATGGCCCCGAATCCTATCGCGTTACAAGTTAATATACTTTGCCCGAGAGAAATAATATACTTCATAATACTATCAGAAAAAGATAGATGTAAGAGATTAGAGTAGTACCGGTAAGCCAACCATATTGCTGAGCAATGAGATGTTGTTCTCTCCACGGGTAAAAGGGACACTGATACGTAATGTAAAACTCGGATTTCTAAAAAACCCATGTTTAGAAcctaaaaaatatatacattgTTATCATATAATTTTTCTAAACATATAAATTATTACATCAGCATGACTGCATGAGTACAAGTACTTAAAACGGTATCTTACCCACAAATTTTCCATTGACGAATGCTCGCAGAACATGTCCACGGGATGTAACGCTAAGCATGGACGTCGTGTTCTTGGACACCCAATAACTGAGGCAGCAACGTTATATGTTACGAAAACAGTCAAAGTGCAGTGGTTCTGAAAAAACCAAGCTAACTTTGACCCTAACTAATAGTACGAAAAAGATCATCAAATGTATTCCATGCACAATATCACAATTCTGGTCCTGGATCGGGAAAGTAAACAACTTAACCTGGTTGTGTACCACAGATAATCAGACGCATCTCGTGTCGTCTCCATTTGCTCAAACAATGTACTGGACCTTATCGCAGTTCCATCATATACGGGAATGACTTCTTTGGATTCTTGCCATTCCTTTGCTGAGTGTAACTTCACTGCTGGTTGCGTCAATCTTGTGCTAGACGCGGTGCTTACCTGTGACATAAGATCATGGGTTCACACGAGCCAAGTCAAGTTTgagtgataaaaaaaaaaaacaagagccCAATTCGAGCTGCTAACGAGCTATAATATTGAGAAGATTAGATGCGGAGTAACCTGCAGGTTTTGGTGCATACCTTTGCTGTATTAAATGCTACGGTTTTGCAATCTGGTAAGATGCTGATTGATTTAGGAGGCAACTTGTATGATACATTTAGGAATTGGACCTTTGCTTCTTTCGAAGCATCTTTGTTTACAAGAAATGCTGCACATTCTCCTGAATCTTGATGGTATACATAAGCCTGTTTTTAAATGAAACAAACAGCTAATAAAAATGAATTCCACatacataattaaataaaatctatttataatttttttaaaaagtttaaaTTTTACCATCTAAAATTTaacaattttataataatttaatgACCTAATGTTAAACTCTGTGTTTCTATTTTTAATTGAAATCATATACGAAAAATTAACAATGTAAAATTCCTTTAATTATCACTTAATTCATAGTAAAAAAAACCCCTCTAATTATTAAACTTATAGCTAAAACAAGAATATAGAagaactttatatatatatatatatatatccttacTTCTTGTAGCTCACCACCTAAAGTGAAATTAGATTGTAATCCATAAAGCAAATTGTGTGAGCACATCTTCAAGGCAGCATGTAACTCTTTCAGATGACCCCATTTTGGCTGCCTAATGAgacctaaaaaaaaaatttgtttaacATTTTCACTTCATTTTTTTCTTATATCGTCATAAGCTGAAAATTTAATGACTATGTGCGTGTCtctgtgtgtgtttgtgtaGCGTACCATACTCGTCCAATGGAGCTTGATCATAATATTGGGTTATAATGAATGCAGCAGCCGTCCTCCCGAAATTCGTCCCCCCGTGATActaaaaaatataaacaaaaatacCCATAAGTAACACATACAAGTgtataaatatgattttaattgttatgtatatatataccatgtaATAGTTTATGAAGCTCCCTTTCTTTTTTATTATGAACAGGGTGGTATGATATGCGATGTCCTCTGCTGATCTTATTTTCGTGATGTTCCCGTATATGTCGTAGCTTTTCGATCACATATGCAAAAAATAACAAGTGAAAAATGAACAAGTCAAGTTGCATCAAGGTCGATCAtaggaggagcaagagaagttaTATTTCTCATTAAAATCTTACAAATGTGTCCAGTTTTCTGTCCAAATAGCTGGCTTGTTTGGTGAATTAGGTCCTACAAACGTTTCCCCGCATTTCATCCCATTGCACGCATTAATCTGCAGATTATATAGAGATTGAGCCAATCTAGCACCAATTTGAAATTGAAAGAGAGGTAAAGGGTATTGGGCTTTTACCACTGGATCAGGAGCATCATCTTGTTTGCACATAACCCATGGCACACCAGTGTTGAGGCCTACAGCCATTGAGGCGGCCCATAGAACATATGGAGGCCCATTTTCATGAAAAGCTTTCTCAACATTTTGGTACTCATTCTCGATCtgcatatttatttattaatattattattattattatagtttTTCCTCAATGATGATATTTGaagtataaaataatatttttaaattttaattatttactaattttgaattaaatatataaatctattttaaaaaaattagaacactccaatatattatattaaattaaatttccactgaaaaaatacatattaatttatgttataaatatattaaaaataaagaaatgaaTGGGTGATGAAGGAAAAAAGTTTCACCTGAGATAAGATAATTGGGCCTCCTTGGGAAGCAAATAATTCTTCGGACTTTAATAAGGTCACTATTTTTTTTGTGAAGCTTTCCATGTGACGCTGCAATGGACAATAGCACGAGAATTACGAAGcataagaatttattttatataaataaattattaaaaataggaAAATCCgaatgaaaaattaattttaaaaaatgtgaTGAATTATACCTCGAAGGCTTCGTTATGGGATCTGTATACAATTTGAGGGACCTCGTCATGCAGCCAAAATGGCAGGCCTCTGCAAAAAAACGCAAAATGTCATTGTTCCCTTTAGATCAAGTGTTACGGTTGAGACAAGTGTTCTAAAAAATAGTAGACGATACACGGACAATCACTTACCGCTTATCGACTAGACGTTTAGACATGAATATCTAATTTTTCTTGTTTCTCTTGTATTTAtccaataattcaaaataaatggtaTACGCTTCTTCTTTATACAATATAAAttgatttcaaaacatatcaaacattttctttaaaaaaaaaatttctatatATTACGTTAGGCGATCCTCCTTTTAGAACACTCTGTTTCATATGCATTGAATCAAGTTGTATCATAAAATTTGCacaaaaaattttgattttcaataGTTTAAATCGTTCTATCAtcctaattttattattttttaagaaaatagttACCCATAAGACCATTCACTCTCGATGAAGGGTCCAATCCGAAGGCAAACATAGAGGCCTTGAGCTTGTACTTCCTTTATAAATCTCACTATATCGCGTCTTCCACtgaaatcatactgaaaatccCACATAAAAACTAATTAATCAAGATTGTGTAAATTGATTTTATGATAAATTATTTAGTAACTTTGTAATAAATACTTGTTATATTCACACATGGTAAAATACAAAGttgcaaaataaatataattatataaaatataattttgtcaCCTCTCGTTGTCGGGGCTCGTGGAGGTTCCAAAAAACGTAAGTATCAATTACATCGAGTCCTCCTTCTTTGGCCTTAGAAATTAGAGTTGGCCACATCTGTACAaccaaattatattatatttctcGGATTTGGATCCGCTGTCACACGAGATAATCAATGATCATCTCGTTTTATATGACAATTTTATCTAACACTGTGTGAAGTCCATCAGATAATTAACTGATCATCTCGTACAAAAATACACATCACCAGGTGTTGTGTTTACAGCCACAACATATGTATGTTTTGTTGTTATATAAAACAAATCAATGTTATTTCCAAGACACCAACAACAAGAAAACACAAACGAAAGATTAATGTGCAGAGGGAAAAAAACATACATCAGGAGTACTTCTTGGATAATGAATTGAGCCTGAAAACAAAAGCTTCCTCTCCCCATCAACAATCAAAGACCTCCCATCATATGTAACTTCACCGCCACTCCCGCCACCGATCACCGCTGCTATCGCCGCGAACAACCCGAACCACCACAATCTCCAACCCATTttgaccttttttttttttttgcaaaaaacACCCCACCTCTGAAATTATGTTCAGACAGCaagattcatatatatatatatatacatatacccTTTCCTCTTTACTTACTCATCAATAACTCATATCTGGATTCtggaaatttaattaaatacaattgctttaattttttaaaaaaggataTTTATATAATTCCTTTTTCATGCAATCACCGAATCAAAACTTTCTTGATAAGCAGATTACACAGCGGTGCGTGTGAGTTTTTGTgtgcaaataaataataataataataaaaaaaaacttg containing:
- the LOC140808190 gene encoding beta-galactosidase 16-like, whose product is MGWRLWWFGLFAAIAAVIGGGSGGEVTYDGRSLIVDGERKLLFSGSIHYPRSTPDMWPTLISKAKEGGLDVIDTYVFWNLHEPRQREYDFSGRRDIVRFIKEVQAQGLYVCLRIGPFIESEWSYGGLPFWLHDEVPQIVYRSHNEAFERHMESFTKKIVTLLKSEELFASQGGPIILSQIENEYQNVEKAFHENGPPYVLWAASMAVGLNTGVPWVMCKQDDAPDPVINACNGMKCGETFVGPNSPNKPAIWTENWTHFYDIYGNITKIRSAEDIAYHTTLFIIKKKGSFINYYMYHGGTNFGRTAAAFIITQYYDQAPLDEYGLIRQPKWGHLKELHAALKMCSHNLLYGLQSNFTLGGELQEAYVYHQDSGECAAFLVNKDASKEAKVQFLNVSYKLPPKSISILPDCKTVAFNTAKVSTASSTRLTQPAVKLHSAKEWQESKEVIPVYDGTAIRSSTLFEQMETTRDASDYLWYTTSYWVSKNTTSMLSVTSRGHVLRAFVNGKFVGSKHGFFRNPSFTLRISVPFTRGENNISLLSNMVGLPDSGPYMERRAAGLQNVSIQINEEVQNVTNYKWGYQIGLVGERLQFYLGEDASSAKWFDFNPSRQPLTWYKSKFDAPKGTDPVVVNLGSMGKGETWVNGQSIGRYWISFRTPDGSPSQIRYHIPRSFLKPTNNQIVLFEEETGNPLEVSVETVSKAS